The nucleotide sequence CCACAGACGCGACACCCCGGACTGGGTCGTCCCCGGAATCGACTCAAGCAGCGACCGAAGACGATGTCGAGGCCCTCCGCGAAGAAGTCTCGGAACTGTCCTCGGCCGTCCAGCGGCAAAACCAGCTCCTCAAAAAGCAACACAACGCGATCAAACAACTGCTCGGCGAGCTTCGCGATCAGTAACTTCCCGACTATTCCTCACTCTCTGCCGGTCACTTTCCGGATGCACGACGACCCGAACGGGCCGAGTTCGCGGTCGTCCTCGAACCGGATGAAGTGGCCCGTCGAGAGCCCCGCGCCACAGCGCTGACACGAAAAGTCCCCATCGCGAGTCACGACCTGGCTCTCGAAGGAGACGTACTGTCCAGTCGTGGGGCGGACGAGTCCCGCCTCCCGTTCGATGATTCCCCGGCGCTCGGCGGTATCGAGAATCTCACGCGTCAGGTGTGGATCGGTCGTGACCGTCTCGATCCGGTCGACCGCCTCGGCCATCGACAGTTCGGCGTCCTCGAAGTTCGCGAGCAGCGTCACGCCGAGTTCCACCGGGTCGTTCGTCTCGTCCACACCGCTCGTTCGTGCTCCGCCGCCAAGAATCGTTGGCCTTCGTTGGCGATGTCTCTAGTTGGGCCTGTGTCGAACGGAATAGATTACCAGTGCAAATCGGGTTGAACGTACGCCGAGGGAAGCGAGGCGTTTCACCGCCGGAGCCGTCGAAGACGGCGGAGGCGGCCGTTTTTACCACCGGGAGCGCAAGCGCTCCCGAGCCCACACTCACTGCGTTCACGTGGACCATGTTTTTGCCGGGAGCGGGTTGTGGGCCGACGGCCCGCAACCGAATGCCGTGGCGACGGAGACGGCATTGCCGTCTCCGATCGAGGCGGTGAAGCCGCCTCGCAGTCGCCACGCGGTGCCCGTAGCGAACGAAGTGAGCGAGGACACCCGACGACGAAAAAGATGGGACCACAAAAGGTTTGCCAGCTCCGGCACCTGTCTCCGGTAATGGAACCGGCAGTCAGACGCCAGCTCGGCGCGATCGCTGCAGTCGCCGTCGTCGCCGGCGCGGTCGCCGTTGTGGGTTCGCCCGACGCCCTGCGCTCGGTCGTCGAGACGGCGGTCGACTCGCCGCTCGCGTTCGCGGCCGTGTTGGTCGCCGTCTACACCGTCCGGCCGCTCGTTCTCTGGCCGATTTCCGCGGTGTCGATCCTCGTCGGCTACGGCCTCGGCATCCCGCTTGGCGTCCCCGTCGGTCTCCTCGGAGCCGTCTGTACCTCGCTGCCGGCGTATCTGCTCGCCCGTCACGCCCCCCGTGAGCGCGGTCTCTTCGGCCGACTCCACGACCGCGGTAGCCACGTCGTCGACACTACCGGCGCGTTCCGCGGTGTCGCCGCTGCGCGACTCCTGCCCCTCCCGGCGGACGTGATCTCGTATGGGGCCGGCCTCTCCTCGGTCCCGACGCGAGCGTTCGTCGCCGGGACGCTCGTGGGCCAACTCCCCTGGGTCCTGGCGGGCGTCGTCGCCGGGAGTTCGATGCGGACGCTCGCCGTCGAGGGGAGCGCCGGCGGCCTTCCCCTGGTCGTCGGGGCTGCTGCGGTCGGTGTGCTCGTCCTCGCCAGTCCCGTGATCCGTCACATTGCCGACTACGACCGACTGCCCTCCATGGGATCGTCCGGCTCGCAGTGATCGATTCCGTCCTCTTCGCCGTCTGTCTCTCCTCAGTAGAAGGTGTCCGCACAGTCATAGACGACGCCGTGGGCGGGACAGACGTACTTGCAGTGGCGTTCGAACAGCGGGCGACCACAGCGTGGACAGGGTCGGCCACCGGACTCTTCCATGTGTATTCCTGGCAAGCGGACTGCTTGATAGTTCGGAAGGCGGAAAAACGAACGTGAACGATCGCTGTAGCGAACGAGTCAGCTCAGTCGGCGCTCAACACTCCGACCAGCCACAGGACTCACAGGTCTTGCAGCCCTCGGAGTAATACAGCGACATCGACCCACACTCGGGACATTCGGGACTCTCGCCGTTCTCGATGAGTTCCTGCTGGTCACCACTCGGCTCGGTCGGCTCAATCGATTCACTCGACGCAGCCGTCGCGCCGCCGTCAGTCGAGTGGCCCATGGCTTCCGGATCCTCTTCGTCGGCGGTCTCTTCGAGCGTCTGCTGTTGTGGATAGGCCCGCTCGATGTCGCCATCGAGGTATCGGCGCATCGCCGTGCCGATAGCATCCGGGATCGACTGGATCTGTTCGCCCTTGTCCCAGGCGACCTTCGGTGAGCGGATACCCTGGAGTTCGCCGGCGATCTCGTTGGGATCGACGCCGGCCCGGAGGGCGGCCGAGACGGTCTTGGCGAGGGCCTCGGTGAACGACGCCGTGAAGCCGCCGGAGTTGCCGATGTTGGCGAACAGCTCGAAGGGCCGTTCGGCTTCGGGATCCTCGTTGATGTTGACGTAGACCTTCCCGTAGCCGGTGTCGATACGCTGGGTCACGCCGTGGAGGACGTCCGGGCGCGGGCGCTTTTTGGCGTAGTCGGCGTATTCGCCGTCGGCTTCGCCGAGTAGCGTTTCGATTTCACCGTCGAGGGCTGCCCTGACGTCCTCGTCATCGAGGAAGGCCTCGATCCCGCCGAAGACGGCCTCGATCTGGGCGATGACCTCCTCGGTGTCCATGTCGGCGAAGTCGGTGTTCTCCGCCCTGGTGGTCAGCACCTGCTTGCTCCGGGTGCCGTCCCGGTAATAGGTGACGCCTTTGCCGCCGTGTTCGTAGATGTACTCGAAGACATCTTTTGCGTCGGCGATGCTGGAGTCGTTGGGCGCGTTGACCGTCTTCGAGATGGCGCTGTCCACGCCGTCCTGGAGCGTACACTGGATCGAGGCGTGCTGCTTGGGCGAGAGGTCGCCCGTCGTGACGAACAGCTCGCCGATGGCGTCCGGGACCGTCGAGAGCCCCTCGACGCCGTCGAACTCGTTTGTCGCCATCTGCTCCTGGGCCTCTTGCTTGACGGTATCGACGTCGATGCCGTTCTCCTCCAGCACGCGGAGGAAGTAGTCGTCGAACTCCACCAGCATCTCGTCGCCCTGGACATCGTCGGAGACGTTCTTATAGTACGCGACGTTGTAGACCGGCTCACACCCGCCGGTCGTGTTGCCGACCATCGACGTCGTGCCGGTCGGCGCGATGGTCGTCGTGTTGTGGTTGCGGATGGGGAAGCCCTCGGCCCAGTCGTCGGCGTCCTCGCCGACGTAGTGTTCGAACCACTCGCGGTATTCGGTGGGGTCGGCGTACTTCGAATCCTCCCAGTCGTTGAAGACGCCGCGCTCCTCGGCGAGTTCGTGGCTCGCCCATTTGGAGTCGTGGTTGATCTTCTGCATGAGGTGGCCGGCGATCGCGTCGCCCTCGTCGCTGCCGTACTTCACGCCGAGCTGGATGAACAGCTGGGCCAGTCCCATGATCCCCAGCCCGATCTTGCGCATGTCCCGGACCGTCTCCTCGATCTTCTCGACCGGGAAATCGGACATCGTGACGACGTTCTCGAGGAACCGCGTCGCCATTTCGATGCGGTATTCGAGTTCCTCGACGTCGATGGCTTCGTCGAGATACGCCTCGACCGCCGCCTCGAAGTCCTCGTAGTCGTCGGCGTGGCGTTCCGACCAGACTCGCCAGTCGGGTGCGTCCTCGGCGGCCAGCGTCGAGAGGTTGATGTGTCCGAGGTTACAGGCCTCGTACTCCTCGAGGGGCTGCTCGCCGCAGGGATTTGTTGCAAGAATTCGATGATCAGGATGCTCCTCGACGTCGAAGGAATGTTCCTTGTTGGCGCGTTCGAGATAGATCACGCCGGGTTCGCCGTTCTCGTGGGCACCCTCGACGATATCGTCCCAGAGCTCGCTGGCTGGAATCGACAGTTCCTCGCCGACCTCGACGTACTCGCCGAGGCCGAACATGTCGTACAGTTCCTTGGTCTCGGCGGTGACGATGTGGGGATCGCCCGTCCGGGGATTGGTGAACGTGAACTCCTCGTCGTTCTGGAGGGCGTCCATGAAGTCGTCCGTGATCCCGACGGAGATGTTGAAGTTCGAGAGGTGGCCCTCGACGGCGTTGCGGAGGTGTTCGGGAACCCGCCCGTCGTCGTCGATCAATTCGCGGGCTTCCTCCAAGGCGTCCGAGAAGGACGTGTGGGTGAAGTCGTCCGGGTCGTTCAGCCGGAGCGTCCGGGCCAGGGAGACGTCCTTGTTCTTGGCGTGGATGAACTGGATGACGTCCGGGTGGGAGACCCGCATGACGCCCATCTGGGCACCCCGCCGGGCACCGCCCTGGGCGATCGTCTCGCACATCTGGTCGAACGTCCGCATGAACGTTATCGGACCAGACGCGATTCCGCCCGTGGACCCGACAGCATCCCCGTAGGGCCGCAATCGCCAGAAGGCGTACCCCATGCCGCCGCCGCTCTGGAACACCTGTGCGGCTTCTTTGGCTGTCTGATGGATGTCATCGATGTCGTCCTCGGGACTGTCGACGAAACACGCCGAAAGCTGCTGGAGTTCGTCCCCGGCGTTCATCAGTGTCGGCGAGTTCGGCATAAAGGAGAGATTCTCCATCAGATCCTGGAACGCCGCGGCGGTCTCCTCGACATGGTCACGGACGTCCGCGGGGAGTTCGGGGACGACCGTCTCGTAAGCGAACTTGTTGACGTTGTACTGGCTGAGCGTCGTCTCGGCGTCGTCCGTTGCCGAAGTTCCCTTCCCGAAGACCTCCTCGGCGAGCTCGTCCCGCCGGGGATGGTCGGGTTTGAGCTGGTCGGGCGTGACCGTGATCTCGACGTCTTCGTTTCGCGCCTCGTAGACGGCTTCGGCCAGCGCGATGTTCTTCGCGACACGTTCGAAGAGATCCTCCTGCTGTTCGATGAGTTCACCGTCGGCGTTCTTCCGGAGATATCGCGCCGGCAGAATGTTGTGGTAGGCGTTGTCAGTCAGCCGGTCGGCGAGGGTGTCGCCCTCGGTGCGCTTGATCGGGAGCGTCACCTCGTCGACGGCGAGTTCGGCGTCGGTCACTGCTCGGCCCCCCACGACGCGGCCGTCGATCCGTCCGTCCGTCCCGTAGTTTTCGCTCTCGTTTGTATCATATATGGTGGAAGTTCTGTTAGCCTGGATGCCTCATAACGCTTTGGCTTGCGCGATTGTTTGCGATTCGAGCCTCTGTCATATTTCGTATGGGTCCGTGTTCGAGCCCCAGGCTCAGAGGGCTAGCTCGCACGCTCACACTCAACGAGATGGGGATACATAAGGGTTCGTAGACCGGAGTGAAAGTGAACGCAGACAGGACAATGGCTGTCCCCTCGGGCGGGTCGGACTCGAAGAGAGGGGGTGGGTGGGTCCGCAATGCTGCGCTCGATCGGTGACTCGACGGCGGGGTCCCGTGGAGACATGCAACGCCATCACGAACTGGTCCGGAATATTACCGTTCGGTCTGCTCGGCGACGTTGAGTGCCGGCTCCCGGCGGGCACACTCGCGGATAGCTTTAGCCCCGTCGTCGCCATCGTTCACTGCTGTCCGGCAGCCCTCCAGCAGGTGATCGAGCACGGCCCGGTTGTCCTCGTACCGGACTCGGCCGTCGTAGCCGACGACGCACTCGGCGAGCCCACCATCGAGGAACGCCGTGGCGATCGACCGCTTGCCCTCGTCACTTCCGTTCCCGTCTCCGTCACCCTCGAACGCGCTACAGCAGCAACTCACCACAACCCGGTGTGGCTTTCCCTCGACACTGGTGACATCGTCAGCGTTGATCCGTCCGAGTCCCGTCCAGGCTCCCGGCTCGCCGTGACCGAAGTAGACCACGAGGTCGCGTCGACGTCCGAGCGCGTCGAGGGCGTCCTCGGCGTACCAGGTATCGGGATAGCCCTCGGTCACGGTACAGCCGACGGCCCGCAACCGATCGGCCCACGATCGAAGCGGCGTGAGGTACCGGGGATGGTAGAACCCGAGCAGGAGCACCTGCTCAGAACGTTCCATTCGTGACCAGTCGATCTGGATCGCCCGCGCCGAAGGACCCGTCGTCGGTCGGGTCTTCCAGCGCGATCACGTACTCGCGCTGATGGCCACCGTTTCCGTCCGGCGTAAAGCCGTTCAGCGTCACGTTCTCCGCGGTGATCTCGACGGTCCACAGGCAGTCTTCCCACCAGCCGGCGGTGCCGGTATTGACGTAGAACCGGCTGTTGTCGGTGCCGTCTTCCATGAGCTTCGGGACGTGGGTGTGGCCGATGATGAGACTCGCGTCGAGCTGGCGGATGGTCTCGACGACCGCGCTCTCCTCGAACATCGCGCCGTCCTCGATCGACGGGCTCTTGACGTCGCTGTCGACGATCGGTCGCCATTCGCCGGGGTCGTAGTAGGGGGCGATCGCGTGGACGGGGATCTCCTCGCCGAATGCGGTGATCGTCTCGCCTTCGAGGCTGGCGTCCTCACCGAAGACATCCTCGAGGGTATCGCTCAACACGTCGATCGGTTCGCCGACGAAGTTGCTCGAGAACTTCCCGAAGTCGTTGTTCGCGTCGCAGTTCCAGGGGTCGAACTGGTGGCCGTGAGTGATCAACACGTCCTCGCCGTCGTAGGTCGTCGTCACGAAGTCATAGACTTCCAGGTCAGGGAACCCGTGGTCCTCGTATGCCCCGACGACGTGGGGGTCCTCGTAACTGGCGTCGTGGTTGCCACGGACTTTGACGAACCGCCGGGGTGACTCGAACTTGTAGAAGTCCTCCGAGACGGTTTCGTGGACGGTCGGATGGGTAGCGACGATGTCGTCGACTTTGTCAGCCGGCTCGTTGGCGGTGAGGTCGTTGTCGATCCAGAACTCCTCGCTGTCGCCGTTGAAGACGACCGTCCACTCGTAGCCGTTCGCCTCGTCGGCAGCGTAGTCCGAGAGCACGGACTCGACGAGATCGGCGTTCGCGCTGAAGTGATCGAGGCCGGCGTCGATGTCGTCCTGGTCCTCCATGTGGAGGTCGCTGAAGACGACGATCCCACGGTCCTCGGCCGGCGGCGAGAGCTCGCGGATCTCGACGCGCTGGTCGCACTCGAAGCTCCGGAAGTCGGTGGGCCAGTGCTTGTAATCCACCTGGTCCGGATTGACCAGCGAGCCGAGCACGACGTAGGCGACGGCGAGGAAGGGGAGACTGGCCGTCGCGAGCGTGACGACGAGCGCGAGCTTGCCGGCCGCCAGCAGCGGCGCGATCACCTTGTCGCGAACGAAGTCAAAGGCGTTCGAGACGCCTTTTGCGAACCACTCGGCCAGTTGTTCGAGCACCGGGCCGCCGAGGCCGGCCGCCCACTCGATGAGATCCAGCAGCGAGTCCAGGGCGGCCTCGACGACCTCCATCACCCAGCCGAAGATGTCGAAGGCTCGATCGGCGGCCCACAGCACGACCTCGAAGGCCGTCACGCCGACTTTGAGCAGCCCCTCCAGCAGTTGCGTGAACGTCTCCTTGCCCGCCTCGACGATCGCACCCAGGACGTCCCCGAGCGCGACGCCGATGTTCCGGAGGGCTCGGTAGAGTCGCCCGAGAACCTGCTGGCCGGCGTCCGTGATGGCCTCGAACAACTCGCGGATGCTCGCGCCGACGTCCCGGAGTGCATCGACGGCCGTGCTGAAGACGTTGCCCGGGTCCGTCAGGAGTGTAACCAGGATCTCCCCGAGGCCGATGCCGATCGCGAGCAGCGCGCCGAAGCCGGCCCGCATGATGTCGATCGTCCGGCGGGCACACCACGCGACGAGTTCCCCGATAGCCACGCCGATGTCGATCAACGCCTGGAACGCCGTCTCCAAGACCTCGCCCACGCGCTCGACCGTGTCGACGACCCAGTCGAGGATGTACCAGATCGACCGCCCCAGGTCATAGAGGTGCTCGATGAACTCTTCGAGGACATCCAATCCGAGGTTCAGCCCGGCCGCCAGGACGTCCCGGATGCGCGCACCGACGTCCAGCAGCGTGTCGATCCCCTCCCGGAGGAAGTCCCGCGCTCGATCCCACAGCGTTTCGAGGATGTCACCGACGGCCCCGCCGGCCGCGAGGATGCCGTCGAAAACGGCGCGAGCGGCCATCCTCCCCCAGTCGGCCGCGCGCTCGACGAGGTCGACCAGTCCCTCGCCGATCTCGACGACGGCCTTGCCGAACTGATAGAGCGCGTCGGTCGTGAGTTCGCCGACGGTCGCGAGCGCGTCGAGTAGCCCCCGAACCGCGGCCGCGCCGGCATCTCGTGCCCACGCCACGAGGTCGGCGACCGATTCGCCGGCCGCCACCAGTGCCTCCATCACCGCACCGACGGCCCACTCGCCCAGATCCAGTGCCGCGGCGAAAAGATCCTCGGCGGCGTAGACGAGTTCCCGGAGCAGGGAGACGGCGTCGCTGAAGAAGTCACTGGCTTCCCGGTGGAGGTATTCGAGCAAGTCACCGAGGGCGATCCCGCCGTCGAGCAAGCCCTGGAGGACCGACCGGGCTTTATCGAGGGCGTTGTTCGCGGCCTTCTGGATCTGGTCGATGATCGCACTGAGTCCCTGCTCGACGGCGGCCTTGGCGAGCTCGTATGCCTCGTCGACGAAGTCCTTCAGGGTCTCGATGATCTCCTCGCCGAGATGGGTGAGCTTGTCCTTGACGATTTCGATGATGTTGTTTGCGCGTTCCTCCGCGTAACTCACCATGTCGACGAGCGTTCGCGCCGCGACTTTCAGGACGTCGACGCCGATCGACCCTGCGGCGACGACGATATCCGTGAGCGTTTCGCCCGTCTTTCTGAGCGCGCGAACGATACTCCGGAAGAAGGATTTGCCGATGTTGAATGCCTCTCTCAGTATCCCCTTGATCGCCTTCCCGGCCGACAGCAGCCCCTTGACGATCTTCTTGATGGTCGAATACGCTTCCTGGGCGATGCCCGCGATGATGTCGGCGACAGTCTTTACGCCGTCGAGTAACGTCTCGACAACCGAGTTGATCCGCCGCTGGGCGTAGTCGACGACGTCTTTGACCACCTCGCCGAAGGATTTGCCGGCCTCGACCACTGAGTCGACGACTGTATTGACCGCCTCCGCGACGCTCTTGCCCGCCTCCTTGATGTCGTTCCAGGTGTTCTGGAACCAGCCGTCGTATTCGACGTCGATGTTGCCCTTGCGCTTCTCGCGACGGTAGCCCAGCCCGACCAGCGAGAGCCACTCCGCGATCGGCTTGGTGTCGCCGCCTTCCTCGAAGTAATCCCGGAAGACGGTCGAGGCATCTTCGACCGTCAGTAGCCCGGCTCCCGTCACGAGTGCGTCCTCCCGGCCGATGTCCCGGAAGGATCTGATCACCTCGCGGCGCAGCCGTTCGTCGCCGCGGCGACACGCGTCCCGCAACACCCGGCCACTCACGCCGCCGGCCGGCTGGGCCCGCATCAACCCATCGAGGACCGTGCGTCCCTCCCGGCCATCACGGCCGAGACCGGCCTCGACGACGTCGAGGTAGTTTTCCTCGGGAAGTTCCCGCGCTCGAAGGTTCGCGGCGACCGATTCCGGGCTCCCAGCCCCGAGTTCCTCGGCCATCCGCTGGGGGTCGATCTGGTCCGTCATGGGTGGTCATCTCCGCTGGTTGCGTTCGACGGTGGCTGGTAATCACCGCTGGACGCGGTCGATGTCGACTGGCTGGTCAGCCACTGCTTGCGGTGCTGTACTTCCTTTGCCGTTGGCATTTGGATGGGGTAAATCATCAGTCTATCAGGGTGGTGTGGGTGGCGTCGGAACTCGACGCGTCGGCGTTCTCCCCTTCCCAGTCGATGTCGCCGGGGACGGCGTTGTGATGGAAGGTGTCGGGGCTGTCGAACTGGAGCAATCGTGCCGTCGCGTCGAAGGTGGCCTCGCCGGCGCTTTTGTGGGCGAACAGCGAGGCGTCGATGACGTCGGTCCAGGACAGCGACGGATCGTCGCGGATCGCCTGCTCGGTGTCGCCCGGGATGAACTCCCCGATCCGCTGGAGGAAATCGGGCGGGACGGCTCGTTTCATCCCGGCCTCCCAGTTCTTGTAGAACAGCAGGAACTCGACGTCGATCCGATCGTCCCGAGTCGTGATCGATTCGATGGCGACGTCGTGTTCGAGCAAGTGCATCCCCTCGGCGTGATCCGCGAGCGCGCCGGCAGCGGCGATCAGCGGCGGATCGCCGGTCTTCGTCAGCGTGACGTCGACGTCCGTCAGCCCGACGGCATTTTCGACGCTCGGGCCGGTCCAGCGATTCGAGTCGGTGACCGCGGCGTTGGCGACGCCGTCGCGCTTTTGATCGGGTTCCTGGGACATGGACCACGCGTAGTCCGTCCCGGCCGAGATCGCGGGGCCCGACCGGACGGTATCGGCATCGCCGCCGACGACGAGATATCGCATCTCGACTGTGTAATCGACGCCGTCCTCCCGACACTCGGGCGTACCACAGTCGCCACGGAATTCGACGCTGGCGTCGAAATCGAGACTGGTCCTCCCGTCAGTCGGCGTCGGCCGGTCGACGTGCAGGGACAGCTCCTGGAGTTTGTCGGCGTCACTCGCCGCGTAGATGTCGAACCCGTTGAGCAGTACCTCGTAGGTGTCCCGGTTTTCCAGCGGGCTCTCAAGGTCGCTCGTGAGCGACTTGGATACCGTGATCGGGACGTTCTCGTCACCCTCGACCTCGAAGGACTCCGTGTGGGACTGGAAGGCAACGCCGTCGCCCGCTACTTTGGTGTAGAGATCACAGAACCGGGCCGTGTCCGGTCCCGTCCCCGAGGCGGCGGTGTGGACACACTCCCAGTCGTCACCGTCGAATTCGAGGTAACTCCCCAGCCGGTTGAGCCGGTGGTTGTATCGCCAGGCGTGGTGATACCCACGCCAGATCACTCCTTCGCCTGTTGACATATGATTTCAGTCATCTGATTGTCCATTAAGTATTAGCATTCCGGCAGATTTCATGTCATTCCATCTCACGTCACTCACTAACGTCCACCAAGACCGCCCGAAACGGCGCCCCGCAGTCAGGACGCGCCGACACGACGCCTTGACAGGGAACGTGGGCCGACATCCAGTTCGATCGACAGCCGACTGCCGGATCGAGTCGTCAGCCGTCGCCGGTGGCTGCGAGTACTGGGGCCATCGAGTCCCCAGCCGGGGGACCCGGGGTGGCCGGGCCCCGGCCACGAATGATTCGGACGGAGCATCGTTCATAGCCACGGATCCATTTTCGAATATGACAGTATACAAAACACTTTTCAAAACACTGTTCGATCGAGGAGTAGGTCCTGGACGGTAGCTGTCACGGATCGCGGTCACGATATTCGGTATTTCCAGCCAACGACGGAGCGCTCGATCCGGGGCCAGTCACGAGGTCGACGACCATGCACGAGACTGATTCAGTACGTAGACGGACCGTACTCAAACAAACAGGGGCTGCCGTCGTTTTCGGCGCCACGATGGGGACTGCTACCGCGTCCGGCGAGGCGTGGTATATAGCTGTCACGGACGGCGACGCCGCTGACCGCCTTTCCCGGCACGGGTTCGAAGTCCGGAATCAACTCGCCGACGGCGATGTCCTGGTGGTAACAGGCCGCGAAGGCAAGACTGACCGCATCGCGTCGACGAGTGGTGTCTCCGCCGCGACGGTCGACGTACCGCTTGCTAGCCCCGCTGGGGAGGGCCCTACAGCGACCCCACCGGATGAGGTGGCCGCTGAGGGGTCACCCTCTCGGAGGGGAACTGCCACAACCCACCGATCGGAGACGACTGACGAGCCTCATTACGATCGCCAGTGGGACAAGCCGCTCATCGATCTGCCCGCGGCCCACGAACGGACGACAGGCGAGGGAACCCGGATCGCCCTCCTCGATACAGGTGTCTACGCTGACCATCCGGATCTGGACGTCAACGAGGATCTCAGTCGTGTCGTCACACGGGAGACCATCGAGAAGCGCACTGTCCGCGATATGATCGGCCACGGCACCCACGTCGCCGGCATCGCCACCGCCTCGATCAACAACGACGTGGGTATGGCCGGCGTCGCGCCCGACGCTGAAGTGGTTTCGATACGTGACACCTATGACCCGGAGGGGGGCGACGGGCGGTATACGCCGACGCTGGCACGTCGTCTCGCCGGCCTGGAGTACGCGGCGAGCATCGATGTCGACGTTGTCTCCTCGACGGGGTCACCGGCCGGACGTATCAGGTCGTTCCCGCCGGCGGCCCGCGCGAACGCACTCGCCAAGGCCAGTCGTCGACTCATCCAACAAGCGGTTGACTCGGGGACAGTTGTCGTTCAGGCAGCCGGGAACTATTTCCTTCCCCCGGAGGGTGGCACGAACTTCCAGGACGGGGGCGGGACAATGTTTCCAGGGTCCGTTCCGAGTGCGCTCACCGTCGGCGCGACCGGCCCGACGGACGAGCGAGCCTACTACTCCCACTATGGGTTGGGTTACCTGGATATCGTGGCACCAGGCGGCGGCTACGGGTCCTTCGAGAAGACCTTCGAGTCGGCGGACGTCGACCGGCCGTATCCGACAAACGGAGTGTTTAGTACCACAAAGCCGGGAACCCGCCTCGCGGAGAACAGTGGCTTTCCCGAGAGCGACCGGTACGGATACAGCCTCGGGACGTCGATGGCGACGCCACAGGCGGCCGGCGTCGCCGCCCTCGTCCGCTCGATCGCCCCCGACGTGAACCCCTATCGTGTGATACAAGCTCTCAAGCAGAGTGCTGACGGCAAGAAAGGTCCGGAGCTTGGGTCCGGCCGACTCAACGCCGCGGCGGCACTCGAATCGTCGGTTCTCGACGGTGCACGCGAGTGACGAGAGCCCCACACATCCGGAGTCAGGGACGGAT is from Halorhabdus sp. BNX81 and encodes:
- a CDS encoding VTT domain-containing protein; this translates as MEPAVRRQLGAIAAVAVVAGAVAVVGSPDALRSVVETAVDSPLAFAAVLVAVYTVRPLVLWPISAVSILVGYGLGIPLGVPVGLLGAVCTSLPAYLLARHAPRERGLFGRLHDRGSHVVDTTGAFRGVAAARLLPLPADVISYGAGLSSVPTRAFVAGTLVGQLPWVLAGVVAGSSMRTLAVEGSAGGLPLVVGAAAVGVLVLASPVIRHIADYDRLPSMGSSGSQ
- a CDS encoding S8 family serine peptidase, encoding MGTATASGEAWYIAVTDGDAADRLSRHGFEVRNQLADGDVLVVTGREGKTDRIASTSGVSAATVDVPLASPAGEGPTATPPDEVAAEGSPSRRGTATTHRSETTDEPHYDRQWDKPLIDLPAAHERTTGEGTRIALLDTGVYADHPDLDVNEDLSRVVTRETIEKRTVRDMIGHGTHVAGIATASINNDVGMAGVAPDAEVVSIRDTYDPEGGDGRYTPTLARRLAGLEYAASIDVDVVSSTGSPAGRIRSFPPAARANALAKASRRLIQQAVDSGTVVVQAAGNYFLPPEGGTNFQDGGGTMFPGSVPSALTVGATGPTDERAYYSHYGLGYLDIVAPGGGYGSFEKTFESADVDRPYPTNGVFSTTKPGTRLAENSGFPESDRYGYSLGTSMATPQAAGVAALVRSIAPDVNPYRVIQALKQSADGKKGPELGSGRLNAAAALESSVLDGARE
- a CDS encoding DUF5830 family protein; translation: MDETNDPVELGVTLLANFEDAELSMAEAVDRIETVTTDPHLTREILDTAERRGIIEREAGLVRPTTGQYVSFESQVVTRDGDFSCQRCGAGLSTGHFIRFEDDRELGPFGSSCIRKVTGRE
- a CDS encoding adenosylcobalamin-dependent ribonucleoside-diphosphate reductase; amino-acid sequence: MTDAELAVDEVTLPIKRTEGDTLADRLTDNAYHNILPARYLRKNADGELIEQQEDLFERVAKNIALAEAVYEARNEDVEITVTPDQLKPDHPRRDELAEEVFGKGTSATDDAETTLSQYNVNKFAYETVVPELPADVRDHVEETAAAFQDLMENLSFMPNSPTLMNAGDELQQLSACFVDSPEDDIDDIHQTAKEAAQVFQSGGGMGYAFWRLRPYGDAVGSTGGIASGPITFMRTFDQMCETIAQGGARRGAQMGVMRVSHPDVIQFIHAKNKDVSLARTLRLNDPDDFTHTSFSDALEEARELIDDDGRVPEHLRNAVEGHLSNFNISVGITDDFMDALQNDEEFTFTNPRTGDPHIVTAETKELYDMFGLGEYVEVGEELSIPASELWDDIVEGAHENGEPGVIYLERANKEHSFDVEEHPDHRILATNPCGEQPLEEYEACNLGHINLSTLAAEDAPDWRVWSERHADDYEDFEAAVEAYLDEAIDVEELEYRIEMATRFLENVVTMSDFPVEKIEETVRDMRKIGLGIMGLAQLFIQLGVKYGSDEGDAIAGHLMQKINHDSKWASHELAEERGVFNDWEDSKYADPTEYREWFEHYVGEDADDWAEGFPIRNHNTTTIAPTGTTSMVGNTTGGCEPVYNVAYYKNVSDDVQGDEMLVEFDDYFLRVLEENGIDVDTVKQEAQEQMATNEFDGVEGLSTVPDAIGELFVTTGDLSPKQHASIQCTLQDGVDSAISKTVNAPNDSSIADAKDVFEYIYEHGGKGVTYYRDGTRSKQVLTTRAENTDFADMDTEEVIAQIEAVFGGIEAFLDDEDVRAALDGEIETLLGEADGEYADYAKKRPRPDVLHGVTQRIDTGYGKVYVNINEDPEAERPFELFANIGNSGGFTASFTEALAKTVSAALRAGVDPNEIAGELQGIRSPKVAWDKGEQIQSIPDAIGTAMRRYLDGDIERAYPQQQTLEETADEEDPEAMGHSTDGGATAASSESIEPTEPSGDQQELIENGESPECPECGSMSLYYSEGCKTCESCGWSEC
- a CDS encoding HVO_2523 family zinc finger protein, encoding MEESGGRPCPRCGRPLFERHCKYVCPAHGVVYDCADTFY